A region from the Salvia splendens isolate huo1 chromosome 15, SspV2, whole genome shotgun sequence genome encodes:
- the LOC121769203 gene encoding uncharacterized protein LOC121769203, with the protein MTKHKLHSDSVVGMRYRGNSLGLPSVSKFRSGHMPSVSRMIESLSDSDMDTSDSEGGGYGAREASPQDDKVADGGARHNDFANALGNCYDRVVVGHRGSAYDESSESVTSSEVNSTPDTTSSNSVSVEKRYNAGADPSSTSVQPNRQTLRQDSNNVNEQDKFSDDDTPSAPPLAGSFQHQSRVSKDLPAVSADDNPCLGTSAAEIESDKYKDAIPSAADVETSKVPARNAAVSSHPLSGRYPTFHASGLGNWYAVLSYDASVRLCLHSWARGCMEAPPFLENECSLLRDAFGLRNILLQSEEELMRKDPSELVGEGAFVKSKKTIGKIKVQVRKVKMGMEQPTGCTFTSLKSSSMVKLETFQQRLSNVKSVVSSETRALRTQNITPVVNLNGSLLHKRVAHVIVGTRRYLREVPKLIKIGFNAWRRSASTYELVQESYSCLLRLKSSPEEDALRMQPGSGETRVFLPDGFGDDLIIEVQDSKGKYCGHALVQVADIADESGEKHRQCIISREPEHEQVGKIQLHINYSTTADENSYKCTSVAETIVYDCVLETAMKVQLFQQRNLLLHGSWKWLVDEFASYFGVSDAYTKLRYLSYVMDVATPTADCLDLVHDFLLPVVIKGKSKHTLSHQEVRLLGEVSDQIEQILTLVFENYKSLDESLPSGIKDVFGPATGVAAPALDPALKLYKMLHDILSPEVQLKLCRYFQNATRKRSRRHLSETDEFISTNNENILFDPVAVSTAYKKMKTLCLNIRNEIQTDIEIHKQDLLPSFIDLPNLSSSIYSTELYSRLKEFLVSCPPSGPSPPVAELVVATADFQRDLSLWNISYIKGGVDAKELFHVYITIWIQDKRLALLDLCKLDRAKSASFRTTPFIDDIYGRIKETLTEYDVIISRWPEYTFALETAIADVEKTVVETLEKQYADVLSLLKENTNNKRFGLKYVQKFTKGNSPPYVVTAELGILLNSMKRMLDSLRPQIEAQLKQWGSCMPEVSMIPGEKLSEITVMIRSKFRAYAQAVIDKLVENTKLHNVTKLKKIIQDAKENVIESDLRQRMQPLKEMLTNTINQLHSVLEAQVFVMVCRGFWDRMGQDVLKFLEGKKENRSCSKASRVAVNVLDDAFASQMQQLMGNALLEKDLEPPRCILEVRSMLCKDLTNNKRDNYYY; encoded by the exons ATGACCAAACACAAGCTTCATTCTGATTCAGTGGTGGGGATGAGGTACCGCGGCAATAGCCTCGGGCTGCCCTCTGTTTCCAAGTTTCGCAGTGGACATATGCCCTCTGTTAGCCGTATGATTGAGAGCCTCTCGGATTCGGACATGGACACCTCTGATTCCGAGGGTGGGGGCTATGGCGCTCGCGAGGCATCGCCTCAGGACGATAAAGTGGCCGATGGTGGTGCGAGACACAATGATTTTGCCAATGCACTGGGGAATTGTTATGACAGGGTCGTAGTAGGACACCGTGGCTCTGCTTATGATGAGTCGTCTGAATCTGTCACTAGCTCGGAAGTGAACTCCACCCCGGACACCACTAGTAGCAACAGCGTCTCAGTGGAGAAACGGTACAATGCAGGGGCTGATCCGTCTAGCACCAGTGTGCAGCCAAATAGGCAAACCTTGAGACAG GACTCGAACAATGTGAATGAGCAGGATAAGTTCTCTGATGATGATACTCCAAGTGCACCTCCGCTAGCTGGGTCGTTTCAGCATCAAAGTCGAGTTTCTAAAGACCTTCCGGCTGTTAGTGCTGATGATAATCCTTGCTTAGGAACATCTGCAGCCGAGATTGAATCGGACAAGTACAAGGACGCAATACCAAGTGCTGCAGACGTTGAAACTTCTAAAGTGCCTGCTAG GAATGCGGCTGTATCTTCTCATCCTTTAAGCGGCCGATATCCTACATTTCATGCAAG TGGTCTAGGCAACTGGTATGCTGTTTTATCTTATGATGCATCTGTCCGGCTATGCCTTCACTCGTGGGCAAGGGGCTGTATGGAAGCTCCTCCCTTTCTGGAAAATGAATGTTCGCTGCTGAGGGATGCATTTGG GTTGagaaatatattattacaatCAGAGGAAGAGCTGATGAGGAAAGATCCTTCTGAACTTGTGGGTGAAGGCGCTTTTGTAAAGTCTAAGAAAACCATCGGGAAGATTAAAGTTCAAG TTCGTAAAGTGAAAATGGGGATGGAGCAACCCACTGGTTGCACGTTTACATCTTTAAAGTCTTCATCCATGGTGAAGCTGGAAACATTTCAGCAAAGGTTATCAAATGTGAAATCGGTTGTGTCATCCGAGACAAGGGCATTGCGGACACAAAATATAACCCCTGTTGTCAATTTAAACGGCTCTTTATTGCATAAAAGAGTTGCACACGTAATTGTTGGGACTCGTAGGTACTTGAGAGAAGTACCCAAGCTCATTAAAATCGGCTTTAATGCTTGGCGTAGAAGTGCATCAACTTATGAATTGGTACAAG AATCGTATTCTTGTTTGTTGAGATTGAAAAGTTCGCCCGAAGAGGACGCATTGAGAATGCAACCGGGATCTGGTGAAACTCGTGTCTT CTTGCCAGATGGATTTGGAGATGATCTGATAATCGAAGTCCAAGATTCAAAGGGAAAGTATTGTGGGCATGCTCTTGTTCAGGTGGCTGACATTGCTGATGAATCG GGGGAGAAGCATCGTCAGTGTATTATATCTCGGGAACCAGAGCATGAACAAGTTGGGAAAATACAGTTACACATCAACTATTCAACCACTGCAGATGAAAATAGTTACAAG TGCACATCTGTAGCAGAAACTATCGTTTACGACTGTGTTTTGGAGACTGCGATGAAAGTCCAACTGTTTCAGCAACGAAACTTGTTGCTACATGGTTCGTGGAAATGGTTGGTGGATGAATTTGCATCTTATTTTGGCGTTTCAGATGCATACACAAAGCTCAG ATACCTTTCATACGTGATGGATGTCGCCACACCAACAGCAGATTGTCTTGACTTGGTGCACGACTTTCTGCTGCCCGTGGTAATCAAAGGCAAAAGTAAGCACACACTGAGTCACCAAGAG GTCCGTCTTCTGGGAGAAGTTTCTGATCAAATTGAGCAGATACTCACTCTGGTCTTCGAGAATTACAAGTCACTTGATGAATCATTGCCGTCGGGTATTAAAGATGTATTCGGACCTGCAACAGGAGTAGCAGCACCTGCACTTGATCCGGCTTTGAAGCTCTACAAAATGTTGCACGACATTCTTTCACCTGAGGTGCAGTTAAAGCTGTGCAGATATTTCCAG AATGCTACGAGAAAAAGGTCAAGGAGGCACTTGTCAGAAACTGATGAGTTCATTTCGACCAATAACGAAAACATTTTATTTGATCCTGTGGCCGTCTCCACAGCATATAAGAAAATGAAAACACTTTGCTTGAATATCCGCAATGAGATCCAAACAGACATTGAAATCCATAAGCAGGATCTTCTTCCTAG TTTTATAGATCTTCCAAACCTTTCATCATCAATATATAGCACCGAACTCTACAGCAGATTAAAAGAGTTCCTCGTTTCTTGCCCTCCTTCCGGTCCTTCGCCTCCAGTTGCAGAACTTGTGGTAGCTACGGCCGATTTTCAAAGGGATCTTTCTTTGTGGAATATTAG TTATATCAAAGGAGGGGTTGATGCTAAAGAGTTGTTTCATGTGTACATAACCATTTGGATCCAAGATAAACGTCTTGCTTTACTCGATTTATGCAAACTCGACAGG GCAAAGTCCGCCTCCTTTCGGACAACTCCATTCATTGATGATATCTATGGCCGGATAAAGGAGACCCTGACCGAATATGATGTGATTATCAGTCGCTGGCCGGAATATACTTTTGCTTTGGAAACT GCCATAGCGGATGTTGAGAAGACGGTGGTCGAGACCTTGGAGAAGCAGTATGCCGACGTCCTATCTTTATTGAAAGAAAACACGAATAATAAGAGATTTGGTCTCAAATATGTCCAGAAATTCACAAAGGGAAATTCTCCTCCTTATGTTGTTACTGCAGAG TTGGGCATCCTTCTGAACTCGATGAAAAGGATGCTGGACAGTCTGCGTCCCCAGATAGAAGCGCAGCTGAAGCAGTGGGGCTCGTGCATGCCTGAAGTCAGTATGATCCCCGGAGAGAAACTGAGCGAGATTACAGTAATGATAAGGTCCAAATTCAGAGCTTACGCACAAGCTGTTATAGATAAGCTCGTTGAAAAT ACGAAGCTGCACAATGTGACGAAGCTGAAGAAGATAATTCAAGACGCTAAGGAAAACGTGATAGAGTCCGATTTGAGGCAGAGGATGCAGCCTTTGAAGGAGATGCTGACTAATACAATCAATCAGTTGCACAGCGTGCTTGAAGCTCAAGTCTTTGTGATGGTCTGTCGTGGTTTCTGGGATCGAATGGGCCAG GACGTCTTGAAGTTTCTAGAAGGCAAGAAGGAGAACAGGTCATGTTCCAAAGCCTCGCGAGTCGCAGTAAAT GTTCTAGACGACGCGTTTGCATCACAGATGCAGCAGTTGATGGGCAACGCACTGCTGGAGAAGGACTTGGAGCCCCCACGGTGCATTCTTGAAGTGCGGTCAATGCTCTGCAAAGATTTGACGAACAACAAGAGAGACAACTACTACTATTAG
- the LOC121769204 gene encoding mitochondrial uncoupling protein 5-like: MGLKGFAEGGVASIVAGCSTHPLDLIKVRMQLQGEATAAPIIHQFQTAALQPPRVGPISVGLSIIRHDGAAALFSGVSATVLRQTLYSTTRMGLYEILKTKWTDPDTNNLPLARKIAAGLIGGGVGAAVGNPADVAMVRMQADGRLPISLRRNYKSVVDAISQMSKNEGIGSLWRGSSLTVNRAMVVTASQLASYDQFKEMILERNLMRDGLGTHVTASFAAGFVAAVASNPVDVVKTRVMNMKVEAGKAAPYSGAMDCAVKMIKAEGPLALYKGFIPTISRQGPFTVVLFVTLEQVRKLFKDL; this comes from the coding sequence ATGGGATTGAAGGGATTTGCAGAAGGCGGAGTGGCGTCGATCGTGGCAGGATGCAGCACTCACCCACTTGATCTGATAAAGGTGAGGATGCAGCTTCAGGGAGAGGCCACCGCCGCTCCCATTATTCATCAATTCCAAACTGCCGCCCTCCAACCACCTCGTGTGGGCCCCATCTCCGTCGGTCTCAGTATCATCCGCCACGACGGCGCCGCTGCTCTCTTCTCCGGCGTCTCTGCCACCGTCCTCCGCCAGACCCTTTACTCCACCACTCGTATGGGCCTCTACGAAATCCTCAAGACCAAATGGACCGATCCCGACACCAACAACCTCCCCCTCGCCAGAAAAATCGCCGCCGGACTCATCGGCGGAGGCGTCGGAGCCGCCGTGGGGAACCCCGCCGACGTGGCCATGGTCCGCATGCAGGCCGACGGCCGCCTCCCTATCTCGCTGCGGCGCAACTACAAGAGCGTGGTAGATGCCATTTCACAGATGTCGAAAAACGAGGGGATTGGTAGCCTGTGGCGCGGGTCATCCCTCACGGTGAACCGCGCCATGGTGGTCACGGCGTCCCAGCTGGCGTCGTACGACCAGTTCAAGGAGATGATTTTGGAGAGGAATCTGATGAGGGATGGCCTCGGGACGCACGTCACGGCCAGCTTCGCGGCGGGGTTCGTGGCAGCGGTGGCGTCCAACCCCGTGGACGTGGTGAAGACGCGGGTGATGAACATGAAGGTGGAGGCCGGGAAGGCGGCGCCATACAGCGGCGCGATGGACTGCGCGGTAAAGATGATTAAGGCAGAAGGGCCTTTGGCGCTTTACAAAGGATTTATTCCCACTATTTCAAGGCAGGGCCCTTTCACCGTTGTTCTATTCGTCACGTTGGAACAAGTTCGCAAATTATTCAAGGATCTCTGA